A genomic segment from Necator americanus strain Aroian chromosome III, whole genome shotgun sequence encodes:
- a CDS encoding hypothetical protein (NECATOR_CHRIII.G10399.T1) translates to MKGIEQLLLRTALKTKQDRLYSMLLKCACKEECCKRFVPGKLWRRIEGESRVICDNIRSNAKSRLQGKFSRLLHRELNQKQPIRVVADPGSVSRSDISENAKLPPRVSVIGSVSLSNNALSVLDMGPSLSPVQSIGPRVVRKIVGSLQYVHDRLRYRAKIGEEETGRGSNINANFPVVPFPAMIFKPQDPHPRVDAKFRLFTTSVFSTLKCFSRKHPISDLTPMQRSGLREIRELSTRGEIKVTISDKGGEFVVISRELDMTITRKHLDDATLYHSSSYEEFIKQSRRLNRVWVQIERLRGYIKQ, encoded by the coding sequence ATGAAAGGAATCGAGCAACTACTACTCCGAACAGCACTGAAGACAAAACAAGACCGATTGTATTCCATGCTATTAAAATGTGCTTGTAAAGAAGAGTGTTGTAAACGATTTGTGCCTGGTAAGCTTTGGAGGAGAATCGAGGGTGAGTCAAGAGTCATTTGTGATAATATTCGCTCTAATGCCAAGTCTAGGCTACAAGGGAAGTTCAGTAGGTTATTGCATCGGGAACTGAATCAAAAACAGCCTATAAGAGTAGTAGCAGACCCTGGTAGTGTTAGCCGTAGTGATATTTccgaaaatgcaaaattacCGCCTCGTGTTTCGGTCATAGGCAGTGTATCTCTTTCTAATAATGCGCTCTCAGTTCTGGATATGGGCCCAAGTTTGTCACCTGTTCAATCGATAGGGCCCAGGGTAGTACGAAAGATAGTGGGCAGCCTACAATACGTACATGACCGTCTGCGATATAGAGCAAAGATCGGAGAGGAGGAAACGGGTAGAGGAAGTAATATTAATGCGAATTTCCCTGTGGTACCGTTCCCCGCAATGATATTCAAACCACAGGATCCCCATCCTCGAGTGGATGCCAAGTTTCGTTTGTTCACCACATCAGTTTTCTCGACTCTCAAatgtttttcaagaaaacatcCTATTTCTGATCTCACGCCAATGCAACGCTCTGGCCTACGTGAGATACGCGAACTCTCAACACGTGGCGAGATAAAGGTCACAATCAGCGATAAGGGAGGAGAGTTTGTGGTCATATCACGTGAACTAGACATGACCATCACTCGAAAACATCTGGATGACGCTACACTCTACCACTCTTCGTCATATGAAGAGTTCATAAAACAGAGTCGCCGTCTCAATAGAGTTTGGGTACAGATTGAAAGGCTGCGGGGTTACATAAAACAATGA
- a CDS encoding hypothetical protein (NECATOR_CHRIII.G10400.T2), with the protein MGQRLAPTLAIAFISKIEQPILERKPFLYCRHIDDCCIICPTQDEMDTCFELLNQQSPYTRTAVRVTSDVQERIDAINLAQRIANSNGYIGNIARRPDLGAQREYATLVESNKINFCLPFITDDLSKAIRASLVKCGLEDQNKLRPESDAGEKMWPTPALTIFVAYAPSCEEDEVKAFYMDLEKFYREDHAFYNVVIGDFNGKVGPRRTAEELHIGTNGLQWSEQGERHSEFIILSTLDAGVREAIKEDLKERRAEVLAEAEQRRETASAMPVETSPIARRG; encoded by the exons atgggacaaagactagctcccacactagccattgcattcatatccaaaatagaacaacccatTCTGGAACGGAAACCTTTCCTGTATTGCCGTCATATTGAtgactgttgcattatatgcCCCACTCAAGACGAGATGGACACTTGTTTCGAGCTTCTAAACCAACAGTCCCCTTACACacg gacagccgtaagggtgacatcagatgtccaggagcggatcgatgcgatcaacctagcgcaacgcatcgcgaattctaacggttacatTGGTAATATAGCACGTAGGCCAGATCTTGGTGCGCAGCGAGAATATGCCACACTGGTTGagtcgaataagatcaatttctgcctgcccttcataaccgacgacctgagtaaagctatacgggctagtctggtgaaatgcggtctcgaggaccaa AACAaattacgacccgaatcggacgcaggtgagaagatgtggcccacaccagctttgacaatcttcgtcgcttacgctccaagcTGCGAAGAAGATGAAGTtaaagctttctatatggacctggagaagttctaccgagaagatcatgccttctacaacgtcgtaattggcgatttcaacggcaaagttggcccaagaagaacggctgaggaacttcacatcgggaccaacggcctacaatggagtgaacagggggagaggcactccgagttcatcatcctctctacgctggacgcaGGAgtccg agaggcgataaaggaagaccttaaagagagaagagcagaagtactggctgaagctgagcagaggcgggaaacagcatccgctatgcccgtcgagacttcgccaatcgcaagacgaggatga
- a CDS encoding hypothetical protein (NECATOR_CHRIII.G10400.T1), with product MWPTPALTIFVAYAPSCEEDEVKAFYMDLEKFYREDHAFYNVVIGDFNGKVGPRRTAEELHIGTNGLQWSEQGERHSEFIILSTLDAGVRWRVP from the coding sequence atgtggcccacaccagctttgacaatcttcgtcgcttacgctccaagcTGCGAAGAAGATGAAGTtaaagctttctatatggacctggagaagttctaccgagaagatcatgccttctacaacgtcgtaattggcgatttcaacggcaaagttggcccaagaagaacggctgaggaacttcacatcgggaccaacggcctacaatggagtgaacagggggagaggcactccgagttcatcatcctctctacgctggacgcaGGAgtccggtggagggtaccgtaa
- a CDS encoding hypothetical protein (NECATOR_CHRIII.G10401.T1) — translation MTALRNPKGTTIASRRGMEKAIYDFYSDFFDNHVHLPPGVLPSEIRHAVMSVRNHKAPPPDRIRPEQLKNLPPVLINTLAGSSHVTLLPRKVPKQWKTSKTVLWYKKGDSLDIGNYRPICLLSVIYKLFTRVILNRIEKVLKDSHASKQGFEKDSARLTTLTLFRNSSRYHESTRCRSVSPSST, via the coding sequence atgactgctctccggaacccgaagggaacaaccattgcatcgagaagggggatggagaaagccatctacgacttctactctgatttCTTCGACAACCATGTCCATTTGCCTCCAggggttctcccgtccgaaatacgacatgctgtCATGTCGGTGAGAAATCATAAGGCACCCcctcccgacagaataagaccagaacaactgaagaacctcccgccagtactcatcaacaccctggcgggCTCTTCACACGTTACCCTGTTACCacgcaaggttcctaaacagtggaaaaccagcaagaccgtgttgtggtataaaaagggagattcACTTGACattggcaactatcgcccaatctgtttactgtccgtcatctacaagctctttacaagagtgatccttaatagaattgaaaaagtcttgaaGGACAgtcatgcgagcaagcagggtttcgaaaaggattcagcacgattgaccacattaactttgtttcgaaactcatcgaggtatcacgagagtacaagatgccgctctgtctcaccttcatcgacttga
- a CDS encoding hypothetical protein (NECATOR_CHRIII.G10401.T2), with translation MEKAIYDFYSDFFDNHVHLPPGVLPSEIRHAVMSVRNHKAPPPDRIRPEQLKNLPPVLINTLAGSSHVTLLPRKVPKQWKTSKTVLWYKKGDSLDIGNYRPICLLSVIYKLFTRVILNRIEKVLKDSHASKQASAKRNVQLNQQKTMFMRNEWVSDAPFTLNGTSISDCTSYVYLSRELNMMNDRTLELCKRRRAAWGAYKSIEDVAKKTRQTRIRAHLFNTTVLPALTYASKTWAVRKEEENAQVRDGIRSSLLRQRSKIRDSAAFAKESKLSWAGHVMRFNDNRWTTAVSDWVPRDIKRTAGRQPTRWLDFFTKSFKENYDAFRVPRDRRNHSTTLPRDRDKWRNYWRPLDHFEDQRESRTSIEVRRARLRGAEREEEEEQDDMARLDFATGSALYK, from the exons atggagaaagccatctacgacttctactctgatttCTTCGACAACCATGTCCATTTGCCTCCAggggttctcccgtccgaaatacgacatgctgtCATGTCGGTGAGAAATCATAAGGCACCCcctcccgacagaataagaccagaacaactgaagaacctcccgccagtactcatcaacaccctggcgggCTCTTCACACGTTACCCTGTTACCacgcaaggttcctaaacagtggaaaaccagcaagaccgtgttgtggtataaaaagggagattcACTTGACattggcaactatcgcccaatctgtttactgtccgtcatctacaagctctttacaagagtgatccttaatagaattgaaaaagtcttgaaGGACAgtcatgcgagcaagcagg catcagccaagcggaacgttCAGCTGAATcaacaaaagacgatgttcatgcgcaacgaatgggtctcggatgctccattcacgctcaacggaacgagcATATCCGattgcaccagctacgtttatctgagtcgggaattgaacatgatgaacgaccggACCCTTGAGCTTTGCAAGAGGAGACGAGcagcttggggagcgtataaaaGCATTGAGGATGTAGCGAAGAAGACAAGGCAGACCCGGAttcgtgctcacctcttcaacacaaccgtacttcctgctttgacctatgcttcgaaaACCTGGGCAGTTCgcaaagaggaagaaaacgcg caagtgagggacggaaTTCggagttctctcctacgtcagcgatcgaagattagggACTCCgctgcgtttgccaaggaaagtaaattaagctgggccggacacgtgatgcgctttaatgataACCGTTGGACCacagccgtgagcgactgggttccccgcgatattaagcgcactgcaggaagacagccgacccgatggttagattttttcacgaaatccttcaaggaaaattatgatgcttttcgtgtcccacgcgataGGAGGAACCACTCGACGACTCTgccacgcgatcgggacaaatggaggaattactggcgcccgctcgaccatttcgaagatcaacgggagtcaag GACTTCCATAGAAGTtcgtcgtgcgcggcttcgag GCGCAGagagagaagaggaagaagagcaAGACGATATGGCAAGATTAG ATTTCGCGACGGGATCTGCTCTCTACAAATGA
- a CDS encoding hypothetical protein (NECATOR_CHRIII.G10402.T1): MFMRNEWVSDAPFTLNGTSISDCTSYVYLSRELNMMNDRTLELCKRRRAAWGAYKSIEDVAKKTRQTRIRAHLFNTTVLPALTYASKTWAVRKEEENAVNAQLRD, from the coding sequence atgttcatgcgcaacgaatgggtctcggatgctccattcacgctcaacggaacgagcATATCCGattgcaccagctacgtttatctgagtcgggaattgaacatgatgaacgaccggACCCTTGAGCTTTGCAAGAGGAGACGAGcagcttggggagcgtataaaaGCATTGAGGATGTAGCGAAGAAGACAAGGCAGACCCGGAttcgtgctcacctcttcaacacaaccgtacttcctgctttgacctatgcttcgaaaACCTGGGCAGTTCgcaaagaggaagaaaacgcggtgaacgcgcaattgagagactga